The Streptomyces rubrogriseus genomic sequence CGAGCGCGACGCGCGCGTCCTGGTCGAGGAGGCCGTGGACGTCACGCTGCCCCACGACCGCGTGCCGGCCGGCGCCCGCCACCCGCTCACCACGCTCTCCGAGCGCATCGAGGACATCTTCGTCGCCATGGGCTACGAGGTCGCCGAGGGCCCCGAGGCCGAGGCCGAGTGGTTCAACTTCGACGCCCTCAACATCGGCCCGGACCACCCGGCCCGCGGCGAGGCCGACACGTTCTTCGTGCAGGGCCCGGAGGGCGGCGCCGAGTCCGGCGTCGTGCTGCGCACCCACACCTCGCCCGTGCAGATCCGCTCGGCGCTCTCCCGCGAGCTGCCGGTCTACGTGATCTGCCCCGGCCGGGTGTACCGCACCGACGAGCTGGACGCCACGCACACCCCCGTCTTCCACCAGGTCGAGCTGCTCGCCGTCGACGAGGGCCTGACCATGGCTGACCTCAAGGGCACGCTGGACCACATGGTCCAGTCGCTGTTCGGCGCGGAGATGAAGACCCGGCTGCGGCCGAACTTCTTCCCCTTCACCGAGCCGTCCGCCGAGATGGACATGCTCTGCTACGTCTGCAAGGGCGCGTCCGTCGGCAACCCCGACCGGCCCTGCCGCACCTGCTCCAGCGAGGGCTGGATCGAGCTGGGCGGCTGCGGCATGGTCAACCCGCGGGTGCTCACCGCCTGCGGTATCGACCCCGAGAAGTACAGCGGCTTCGCCTTCGGGTTCGGCATCGAGCGGATGCTGATGTTCCGCCACAACGTCGAGGACATGCGAGACATGGTCGAGGGTGACGTCCGGTTCACCCGGCCGTTCGGGATGGAGATCTGATGCGGGTCCCGCTTTCCTGGCTGCGGGAGTACGTCGACCTGCCGGCCACCGAGACCGGCCGCGACGTGCAGGCCAAGCTGATTTCGGCCGGCCTCGAGGTCGAGACCGTCGAGCACCTGGGCGCCGACCTCAAGGGCCCCCTCGTCGTCGGCCAGGTGCTGACCATCGAGGAGCTGGAGGGCTTCAAGAAGCCGATCCGCTTCTGCACGGTGAACGTCGGCCGGGCCAACGGCACCGGTGAG encodes the following:
- the pheS gene encoding phenylalanine--tRNA ligase subunit alpha — encoded protein: MSAPNKSYDPVEVEALKPEEIERMRDEALAAFAAADSLDALQEAKVAHTGGTSPLSLANREIGALPPQAKAEAGKRVGMARGAVNKALAARQEELEAERDARVLVEEAVDVTLPHDRVPAGARHPLTTLSERIEDIFVAMGYEVAEGPEAEAEWFNFDALNIGPDHPARGEADTFFVQGPEGGAESGVVLRTHTSPVQIRSALSRELPVYVICPGRVYRTDELDATHTPVFHQVELLAVDEGLTMADLKGTLDHMVQSLFGAEMKTRLRPNFFPFTEPSAEMDMLCYVCKGASVGNPDRPCRTCSSEGWIELGGCGMVNPRVLTACGIDPEKYSGFAFGFGIERMLMFRHNVEDMRDMVEGDVRFTRPFGMEI